GCGAAAGAGCGAAGAAAACTACCGTCTTCTGTTTGAAAGCGCCACGGAGGGAATCCTGATTGCCCAGGACGGCATGATCAAGGTTGCCAACCAGGCCCTCGCGGAGATTCTGAAATATCCAAGAGACCTTTTGCTGGAAAAACCGTTTCCGTTATTCATTCATCCCGATGATCGCTCCACCGTCCTTGAGCGTCATCAACGGAGATTGAAAGGCGAATCTCCGGAAATCGACTATCCGTTTCGGATTATTACATCCGAGGGAACGGAAAATTGGGTGCAGATTCATCCGACCGTCATTTCCTGGGACGGCAGGCCGGCGGTTCTCAGTTTTGTCATGGACATAACCGAACAGAAACATGCCGCAGAGAGACTGAGGGAATCCCAGAGACGGCTGGCGGACATTATTGAATTTCTCCCGGACGCGACCCTGGTCATCGACGAGGAAGGCAGGGTGATTGCCTGGAACCGGGCCATCGAAGCGATGACCGGCGTCAGGAAAGAAGACATGCTGGGCAAGGGAAACTATGAATATGCCATCCCGTTTTACGGGGAAAGAAGGCGCATTCTCATTGATCTCGCGCTGCATCCGGATCCGGAAAAGGAAAAGGAATACCTGACGATTCGAAGATCGGGCGATATCATTCAGGGAGACGCTTTCACACCGGCCTTGCCTCCGGGAAACATCCATGTTTCGGGAACCGCCTCCGTGCTCAGGGATTCGGAAGGAAAGATCGTCGGAGCCATTGAATGCATTCGGGATGATACCGATCGCAAGATCATGGAGGAGCGCCTGCAGCGGGCCGAAAAGATGGAATCCCTGGGGATTCTGGCCGGCGGTGTGGCTCATGACCTGAACAACGTCCTGGGTGTGCTCGTAGGCTACTCCGAGTTGCTCATGCGGGAGGCGCCGGAGGGAAGCCGGTCGGCCAATTACGCCGGGAGCATCCTGGCGGGGGGACAGAGGGCGGCCGCCATCATCCAGGATCTCTTGACCATGGCCCGGCGTGGCGTATCCGTCTCGGAAACCGTGAACCTGAACCTGGTCCTGGCCGATGCCTTCAAGACGCCCGAGTTCGAACTCGTGAAAGCGCATCATCCGGATGTCCTGTTCGAGAGCCGGATGGAGAAAGATCTCTTCAACATCAAGGGTTCCCCGGTACACTTGAGCAAAACGATCATGAACCTCCTGTCCAACGCGGCGGAGTCGATACGCGGCAAGGGTACGGTGACGGTCACGACGGAGAACCGCTATGTCGATCTGGCCCTGCCGGGCTATGAGAACACACGGGAAGGAGAGTATGCCGTCCTGACCGTGACGGACACCGGGTCGGGGATCGCGCAGAAGGACATGGGAAGGATCTTCGAGCCGTTCTACACGAAGAAGGTCATGGGCCGGAGCGGAACCGGCCTCGGCCTGGCGGTGGTCTGGGGAACCGTCAAGGACCACGGCGGGTATATCGATGTGCAGACGGCGGAGAATCAAGGCACGTCGTTTGTCCTGTATTTCCCCGTGACCAGGGAAGCCCTTTCGAAAACGGATCATGCCCCGGCTGAACGGGAGTATCGAGGAAACGGCGAAAGCATCCTGGTCGTGGACGACGTGAAGGAACAGCGCCTTCTGGCCGCCACGATTCTGGAAGGTCTCGATTACCGGGTGGCAGCGGTGGCGAGCGGCGAGGAGGCCGTGGAATATCTCCGGGCAAACCAGGCGGATCTGATCATTCTCGACATGATCATGGATCCCGGAATCGACGGCCTGGAGACGTATCGCCGGATCCTCGAAATCCAGCCGCGACAGAAGGCGATCATCGTCAGCGGCTTCGCCAGGACCGAGCGGGTCAACCAGGCCCAGGATCTCGGCGCCGGTGAATACGTCAGGAAACCTTACGTAATTGAAAAACTGGGGATGGCGGTCCGCAGGGAGCTGGATCGATTATAAGTTCTATCCGGCCCGCATCGCATCTTCGCGTCCTCTTCGGAATCCATCAGCAGGGTCTCACGCATTCAAGAAGTGCTTCGATCCGAGTCCGGATCTGTTCCATGTCGCCATTTGAGTAATCCGTCTCGATCTTCAGACCGGGCAACCCGTGCCGGTCCTTCACGTGATCGAGGATTTTGAGCGATTCGATATTGTATGCGTGGCAGGCATGCAAAACGACGTCGACCACCACGTCGGGCCTGAATCTCGCAATCATCGCGTCCAGCATGTCGAGACGCCTCCAGTTTGGAGTCATGCAGGAGCAGGGGATCATGAGACCGGCTTCCGCAACGGCCCGCAGAGGGTCTCCCGTTCCCTCCCCGATCTCGATGGAATATCCCTTCATTCCGCTGCACGCCTCCAGCGCCACGACGGCTCCCCCCGCCTCATCGATGATCTGCAGGATCTTGTTCGCATCACCGCTGATGGGACATCCGCTCACGAGGACCCTCGGCGCACCCCGCTTCGCAACGAGGATTCCCGCCGCGGTCCGTTGGTTCAGCCTTTCCATGATTCTTCCGACCACGAACTGCAGCCTGCCGCTGTCCAGGAAGGCATCGAGGCCGATGACGTCGTACAGCTCCCGCCAGTGAACGAGCGGCGGCTGGAAGGTCAGTGCGTCGAAAAAGCGGTTCATGATCCGATTCTTCCTGTTGGTCTCCAGGATCTCCGCCTCGATGCGGTCCTCATGGATGGTTGTCTGAAACTCGGATTCCAGAAAGGTTTTGAGTTTGCGGACCATCCCGACCCAGCGGTCCAGTGCCGTCCCGTCATCGGGAAGTTGGGGAAGATCCATGATGTGGGTGGGCTTCAAATGGGCGATCCGTTCAAACATCTTCTTCTTTCCGTCGCAGGTCGTCTCGCCGATGACGGCATCGCAGAGCTCGTAGAGGATACAGGTCCCGGTGCGGATGAAACCGAAGCTGGACTTGATCATGGGACAGAGATTGGCCGGCAGGACTTCTTCCGCGGCGGAAATGGTTCTTTGGGAAGACGCACAAAGGGAGACGGGAACGGCATCCATGGCCCGGATCAGCTCCGCGGGGGCGTAGCAGCAGTAGAGGCCGACGATGCGGGCTCCCTGTTCCCTTTTCTTCAAGAGGAATTCAAGATATTGCTCCGACAGGCCTGCTTCCTGAGGATTTCCACGATGTCCGGGTATGTCCGCCATGATCTCCTGCATTGCCCTGTAGTCCGCTAATTCACCGGGAGCCTTCCAGAAATGGCCGGCGCGTGTGCCATGATCCCCGTGATCCGGGGCGCTTCGTGCTCGCGTCCGTTTTCCACAACCGCGTCGATGAACATCCGTTCCCAAGAGCGGGTTCATACCATTCTTTTTCATCATAATGGAAATTCGAATATCGAATCGCCGCCTCCGATATATGCTTATTATCTATAATTAAATTCTTTCATATGGGTTGACATTGTTCCGTCCATGATTTAATTCGTGGTCGTCTCCGGAGGCAAGCAGGTCCCGGAGGTTACCCCATACCGGAAAGGATCAGGACATATGTTCACAGTGACGGAAAAGGCGAACGAGATGATCAGGGATTTCATGAAGAACCGGCAGGAAAACCTTCCGATCCGGGTGATGGTTTTCGAGGGCGGCTGCTCGGGAACGTCCCTGGGAATGGCCCTGGATGAGCAGCAGGCGAATGATCAGGTTTTTGAGGACAACGGCCTTACGTTTGTCATCAACCAGGATCTGCTCAACCAGATACAGCCGATCACGGTGGACTTCATCGAGACCCCACACGGATCGGGATTCAAGCTGTCCTCCAGCTTCGTGGGCGCCGGCGGCGGATGCGGCACCTGCTCCTCGTGCGGATGATCCGGCTGCGTCATCGCGATCGTATTGGATGCACGGGCAAACCCTCCCCTATATTTGACTCTCACGGTTGCGGCGTGCCGGTTCCGCCGCAACGGATCCTTCCCGCTGTCCCTCGCGACGTCCATCAGCTTATCATCTCCGGAATTCTTAACACTCCTTGAAAGTTCCATGATATATCCGCCGGGCGTCGGCCGGTATTAAAGATGGAATGGCCATGCGCCGATAGATAAATAATGGCCACGGCAATCCTTTGCGAGATGCCCGGCGGATAGCCTCGGGCAGAAGAAAAACATGGACATCAGTAGCTACCGTCATCCCTTTCTCTTCTACGGGTTGTCCACGGCCATCCCCTGGACATTCTGGTTCGGCGCTGCCTATGCAAGCCATATCACACCGGCAACCCCGTTTCTCGGAGCGGTTGTCGGCATTCTGGGCGTCGCAGGGCTGCTGGGACCGACGGTGATCGCATTCTCCATGATCTGGCCGCACAAAGAGATGCGGGAGGATCTCAGGCACCGGATCATCGGCCTGAAAGGAGCCCGGCCCGTTTACCTCTTTCTGGCCTGTTTTCTCATGCTCGCCAGCATCCTGTCAGCACAGGCGATTTCCCTGCTTTTCGGCCACAGCGCGGACCAGTTTCGTCTTGCCGGCACGTCATCCTTTTCCGCCGGCATCTTTCCCGGGTGGTTCCTGCTCTTCCTGGCCCCGCTGGTGGAGGAGCTGGCCTGGCATTCCTATGGTACGGACTGCCTGCGACAGCGCATGAACCTTCTGACCGTTTCCCTCCTCTTCGGCCTTTTCTGGGCCCTGTGGCACATGCCGCTCTCGTTCATCAAAGGGTACTATCACAGCAATGTCGCCGAAGCCGGTCTCCTTTACAGCCTGAATTTCATGGTCAGCCTTGTTCCCTATGTCGTGCTGATGAACTGGCTGTATTACAAGACAAACCGGAGCATCCTGGTTGCAATTGTCTTTCACATTACCGCGGGATGCTTCAATGAGATGTTTCAAACGCATCCGGACAGCAAGGTCATCCAGACCGTCCTCCTGCTCCTGCTGTCCATTGCGGTGGTGGCGAAGGATCGCGATTTCTTTTTGCAGCGGGAGTATCGGGGGCCCGGTACATGAAATGTTCCATGACCTTCAGCAGTCATTCAATAGCGGCGGAATTGCCGATCCGGTTGTGATATGTAAAACGGGAGCCGATCCGGATCGACCGGCCGTGACGGAGGGGAACAGGCAATGGCAGAGCGCATTTTGATCGTCGACGACCAGGAGCAGAATCTCTACCTGCTTCAAGTGCTTCTGGAGGGAAACGGATACGAAGTGGAAAGCGCCTTCGACGGAGCGGAGGCGCTGGTGAAGGCAAGGCACGCCCCTCCGGACATGATCGTCACGGATATCCTGATGCCGGTGATGGACGGCTATGCCCTGTGCCGGGAGTGGAAATCCGACGATCTGCTCAAGCACATACCCCTGGTTTTTTACACGGCCACCTATACGAAACCCAAAGACGAGGAGTTTGCCTTGAGCCTCGGTGCGGACCGCTTTGTCATCAAGCCCCAGGAACCGCATATCCTGATGAATATATTGAAAGAAGTCCTGAACCGAAAACGCTCTTTAGAACAGGTCGGCACCAGGCCCCTCGGAGAGGAAATGGAGTTTTTTCGGCAATACAACGCAATCCTTTTTGAAAAACTCGAAAAGAAGATGTCGGACCTGGAAGCGGCCAACAAGCAGTTGAGCCTTCTTGAGGAAAAGTATCGGCTCAGTTTCGAGAACGTGACGGACGTTATTTACATGATCGATACGGATCTCAAGATCCTGAACATCTCTCCCAGCGTCGAGAAAATACTGGGCTACAAACCCGAAGAGCTGATCGGCCGGCCCGTCTTCGATCTGAAGCACATCTTTCTGCCGGAATCATTCGAAAAGGCGGTTTCCAACACCGAACAGATCCTGAAGGGACAGGGCATCCCCACAGCAATTTACCGGTTTCTTTCAAAGGATGGAGCCGTAAAGCACGGGGATATCAGCGGCTCCCCCGTCATGCACGAGGGGAAAATCACCGGCATGATCGCCGTCGCCCGCGACATCACCAAGCGTATCGAGGCCGAGGAAGCCTTGCGGGAGAGCGGGACGATGTTCCGAACCCTCGTCGAGCATGCCTTCGATTCTACGATCATTATCAATCTGGAAGGAACCATCCTGTTCGCAAACAATTCGGCGGCCCGGACGATTGAAGCCCAGGATTCGGACTCCCTTGTGGGCAGGAATGTGATGGACTTCGTCGCACCGGAATCGCGGGAAGACGTGCTGAATGATTTCATAGAGCTCGCGAAAGGCCATGACAGCTACCTCGCGGAGTACTCGCTGATCACGGGAAACGGCAGGAGAATGCGCATGGAAAGCGTCGGTAAGCGCATCGTTTTTGAAGGAAAAGCCGCCGTCCTCGCCTCCATGCGGGACATCACGGATCGAATACGGGCGGCGGAAGAAAAGGAGAAGCTCCGGGATCAGCTTCTCCAGGCCCAGAAGATGGAGTCCATGGGTGCGCTGGCGGGCGGCATCGCCCACGACTTCAACAACATCCTGGGAGCCATTATCGGCTATTCGGAGTTGTACAAGGAGCAGGTCCGGGACCGCCCGAAGGTGTACCGGGGCATGGAGGAAGTGCTCAATGCCGCCGGCCGCGCCAGGGACCTGGTGCAGCAGATCCTGACCTTCAGCCGACAGGCCGTGCCGGAGAAACGGCCGACGGCCATCATTCCGATCGTCAGCGAAGTCGCAAGATTCATCCGGGCATCCCTGCCCTCGACCATCGAAATCAGGCAAAAGCTGAATGCGACATCGGATGTGGTCATGGCCGATGCAACACACATGCATCAGCTGTTGATGAACCTGTGCACGAACGCCGGGCATGCCATGACGGGAAAGGGCGGTATGCTGGAGATCGGGGTGGAGGAAATCACCATCGGCAGGGAAAAACAGTGGCTTTTCCCCACCCTTGACGGCGGCCGCTACCTGAAGCTGGAGGTTCGGGACACGGGTCACGGCATCAAGGCGGAGCACATGGAAAAAATCTTCGATCCCTATTTTACGACCAAGGGAAAGGGAGAGGGCACGGGCCTGGGGCTGGCCGTCGTGCACGGCATCACCAAGGATCATGGCGGGGAAATCAAGGTGTATAGCGAAATCGGCAAGGGGACGCGCTTCAGCGTTTATCTGCCGTTGATGGAAAAGCAGGCCGACGTGATCCCGCCCGTTGCCGAGGTTTCCCTGCCACGGGGGAGCGAGAGGGTTCTGTTCATCGATGACGAAGAGCCCCTGGCCAACCTGGGAAAGGAACTGCTGGAGGCACTCGGCTACCTTGTCGTCGCCGAAACGGACCCAGTCAAGGCCATCGAGGAATTCAGCAGGAACAGTGACGCATTCGATCTGGTGATCACAGACAAGACCATGCCACGCATGACGGGATTCGACATTGCGAGCGATCTTCACAAAATCCGTGCGGACATTCCCGTGATACTCTGCTCCGGCTTTCAGGAACAGGAGGACCTGGAAAAGCAATCCGCCTGCGGCATCTCCTGTTTCATCATGAAGCCGTTCCGGATCAAAATCCTGGCCGAGGCGATCCGCAACACCCTGGGCAAGAAAGCGTGATCGAAGGGCAACGAAGCAAAAGGTGTGTAACAAAATCATGAACGGTTCCGGTTTGCATACCGGCTTGACGATAGAATGATAGTCGTTTACAAGATGGTGTAAGATGAAATGATAATTGAAACAATTGACATTCTTTCCTCGTAAGCACCACCCGGAACCGCGCTGCGGATCGAGCACCCAACAACCTGCCAAAGGAGGCGGCGATGTCGGGAGCAGGGATTGCCGGCCGTCCTGGTAACAGAGATAACGGCTGCCGCATATATTACCGGCGCATCCCCGAGAACTGCATTCCTCCCTGCTCAGCCTCCGTATCACCATCCATCCAATCAACCCCCTCAAGGTCGTTGAAACGTCCGTTCCCACTCCCGATCGGATCAAAAGGGAGGCCGGGATGAGGCGATCCGTTCGCCGTACAATCGTTATCATCTTGCCGGCCGCCCTCATCCTGGCCACCCTGTTTCTCTGGCTGCAAGATCGGGACCCTTCCCTTTCACAAATCCGGGAAGCCGGTGTCATCCGGATCGGCTATTCCGTCGAAGCCCCCTATGCGTTCCTGAAACCGGACGGGGAAGTAACCGGAGAGTCCCCGGAAGTGGCCCGGCGGATCGTGGAGCGTCTGGGCATCCCCCGCGTCGAATGGCGGTATGCCAAGTTTTCCTCCCTGATCGACGAACTGGAGGCGGGGCGCATCGACGTCATCGCCGCCGGTATGTTCATCACCCCGGAGCGGGCCCGGAGGGTCCGCTTTTCCGAGCCGACGTTCCACGTCCGGCAGGCCCTGCTCGTCTGCAAGGGCAATCCATTGGACCTTCATTCCTACACGCAGGCCCTGAAGACACCGGGAACCAGGATTGCCGTTCTGTCCGGTTCGGTGGAGGAGCAGATGCTCAGGCGGATGAACTATCCGATGGAGCGGCTGGTGGCCGTGCCGGATGC
This window of the Syntrophales bacterium genome carries:
- a CDS encoding IscA/HesB family protein — protein: MFTVTEKANEMIRDFMKNRQENLPIRVMVFEGGCSGTSLGMALDEQQANDQVFEDNGLTFVINQDLLNQIQPITVDFIETPHGSGFKLSSSFVGAGGGCGTCSSCG
- a CDS encoding double-cubane-cluster-containing anaerobic reductase, producing MADIPGHRGNPQEAGLSEQYLEFLLKKREQGARIVGLYCCYAPAELIRAMDAVPVSLCASSQRTISAAEEVLPANLCPMIKSSFGFIRTGTCILYELCDAVIGETTCDGKKKMFERIAHLKPTHIMDLPQLPDDGTALDRWVGMVRKLKTFLESEFQTTIHEDRIEAEILETNRKNRIMNRFFDALTFQPPLVHWRELYDVIGLDAFLDSGRLQFVVGRIMERLNQRTAAGILVAKRGAPRVLVSGCPISGDANKILQIIDEAGGAVVALEACSGMKGYSIEIGEGTGDPLRAVAEAGLMIPCSCMTPNWRRLDMLDAMIARFRPDVVVDVVLHACHAYNIESLKILDHVKDRHGLPGLKIETDYSNGDMEQIRTRIEALLECVRPC
- a CDS encoding PAS domain S-box protein, whose translation is MKHRYILAAIIFTLGLSAYFFASFYNEAKQDAIKNVNNEQWIQAGHAARGIEDSFTGWTRLLTSISSAKSIIHFDKRAERSFEFLYKANQDKFRAITRLDAKGRIVYTYPFDSAVIGKDISGQTHVRELMATRKPVISDVFLALQGYRAIALHVPVFRNHAYDGSIGITINFEALAKRYLENIRVGNTGYAWVVSRDGTELYCPVPGHIGNSVFENCSDFPSILVMAEKMLKGEQGTTTYTFDKIRGSQVESVRKHAVYMPIRLGNTFWSIVVASSEDEIIASLESFRNKLFMVIGLLLLGGVLFSYYGFRAWFILEEEKKRHQTEEALRKSEENYRLLFESATEGILIAQDGMIKVANQALAEILKYPRDLLLEKPFPLFIHPDDRSTVLERHQRRLKGESPEIDYPFRIITSEGTENWVQIHPTVISWDGRPAVLSFVMDITEQKHAAERLRESQRRLADIIEFLPDATLVIDEEGRVIAWNRAIEAMTGVRKEDMLGKGNYEYAIPFYGERRRILIDLALHPDPEKEKEYLTIRRSGDIIQGDAFTPALPPGNIHVSGTASVLRDSEGKIVGAIECIRDDTDRKIMEERLQRAEKMESLGILAGGVAHDLNNVLGVLVGYSELLMREAPEGSRSANYAGSILAGGQRAAAIIQDLLTMARRGVSVSETVNLNLVLADAFKTPEFELVKAHHPDVLFESRMEKDLFNIKGSPVHLSKTIMNLLSNAAESIRGKGTVTVTTENRYVDLALPGYENTREGEYAVLTVTDTGSGIAQKDMGRIFEPFYTKKVMGRSGTGLGLAVVWGTVKDHGGYIDVQTAENQGTSFVLYFPVTREALSKTDHAPAEREYRGNGESILVVDDVKEQRLLAATILEGLDYRVAAVASGEEAVEYLRANQADLIILDMIMDPGIDGLETYRRILEIQPRQKAIIVSGFARTERVNQAQDLGAGEYVRKPYVIEKLGMAVRRELDRL
- the ehuB gene encoding ectoine/hydroxyectoine ABC transporter substrate-binding protein EhuB; translation: MRRSVRRTIVIILPAALILATLFLWLQDRDPSLSQIREAGVIRIGYSVEAPYAFLKPDGEVTGESPEVARRIVERLGIPRVEWRYAKFSSLIDELEAGRIDVIAAGMFITPERARRVRFSEPTFHVRQALLVCKGNPLDLHSYTQALKTPGTRIAVLSGSVEEQMLRRMNYPMERLVAVPDARSGSVAVESGRADGLALSSPTLHRIVTEKRNDRIEIADPFVQPLPAISGRLGYGAFVFRKKDEVFQAAWNEAQKDFIGSPDHLQILKSFGFTEAEVPGSVTTAEVLSP
- a CDS encoding CPBP family intramembrane metalloprotease is translated as MDISSYRHPFLFYGLSTAIPWTFWFGAAYASHITPATPFLGAVVGILGVAGLLGPTVIAFSMIWPHKEMREDLRHRIIGLKGARPVYLFLACFLMLASILSAQAISLLFGHSADQFRLAGTSSFSAGIFPGWFLLFLAPLVEELAWHSYGTDCLRQRMNLLTVSLLFGLFWALWHMPLSFIKGYYHSNVAEAGLLYSLNFMVSLVPYVVLMNWLYYKTNRSILVAIVFHITAGCFNEMFQTHPDSKVIQTVLLLLLSIAVVAKDRDFFLQREYRGPGT
- a CDS encoding response regulator, which encodes MAERILIVDDQEQNLYLLQVLLEGNGYEVESAFDGAEALVKARHAPPDMIVTDILMPVMDGYALCREWKSDDLLKHIPLVFYTATYTKPKDEEFALSLGADRFVIKPQEPHILMNILKEVLNRKRSLEQVGTRPLGEEMEFFRQYNAILFEKLEKKMSDLEAANKQLSLLEEKYRLSFENVTDVIYMIDTDLKILNISPSVEKILGYKPEELIGRPVFDLKHIFLPESFEKAVSNTEQILKGQGIPTAIYRFLSKDGAVKHGDISGSPVMHEGKITGMIAVARDITKRIEAEEALRESGTMFRTLVEHAFDSTIIINLEGTILFANNSAARTIEAQDSDSLVGRNVMDFVAPESREDVLNDFIELAKGHDSYLAEYSLITGNGRRMRMESVGKRIVFEGKAAVLASMRDITDRIRAAEEKEKLRDQLLQAQKMESMGALAGGIAHDFNNILGAIIGYSELYKEQVRDRPKVYRGMEEVLNAAGRARDLVQQILTFSRQAVPEKRPTAIIPIVSEVARFIRASLPSTIEIRQKLNATSDVVMADATHMHQLLMNLCTNAGHAMTGKGGMLEIGVEEITIGREKQWLFPTLDGGRYLKLEVRDTGHGIKAEHMEKIFDPYFTTKGKGEGTGLGLAVVHGITKDHGGEIKVYSEIGKGTRFSVYLPLMEKQADVIPPVAEVSLPRGSERVLFIDDEEPLANLGKELLEALGYLVVAETDPVKAIEEFSRNSDAFDLVITDKTMPRMTGFDIASDLHKIRADIPVILCSGFQEQEDLEKQSACGISCFIMKPFRIKILAEAIRNTLGKKA